A single genomic interval of Bacillus smithii harbors:
- a CDS encoding acetyl-CoA C-acetyltransferase, producing the protein MREAVIVAGARTPVGKAKKGTLATVRPDDLGALVVKETLKRAGNYEGNIDDLIIGCAMPEAEQGQNVARNIGALAGLPHTVPAITINRFCSSGLQAIAFAAEKIMVGHADTIIAGGTESMSMVPMMGHVVRPNAKLAETAPEYYMSMGHTAEQVAKKFGVTREDQDAFAVRSHQRAAKAIASGKFDDEIVPVEATVRSVGPDHRLVEKTVTLTKDEGVRPNTNMEVLAQLRPAFSANGTVTAGNASQTSDGAAAVMVMDREKAESLGLKPMAKFRSFAVGGVPPEIMGIGPVVAVPKALKLAGLEVSDIGLFELNEAFASQSIQVIRELNLDEEKVNVNGGAIALGHPLGCTGAKLTLTLLHEMKRRNVQFGVVTMCIGGGMGAAGVFELID; encoded by the coding sequence ATGCGAGAAGCGGTCATCGTTGCCGGGGCGCGTACGCCAGTGGGGAAAGCCAAAAAAGGAACATTGGCAACGGTGCGCCCAGATGATCTAGGTGCGCTGGTAGTGAAAGAAACGTTAAAAAGAGCAGGCAATTACGAAGGGAACATCGATGATTTAATTATCGGCTGTGCCATGCCGGAAGCAGAGCAAGGACAAAATGTGGCAAGGAATATTGGAGCTCTTGCCGGCCTTCCGCACACCGTTCCGGCAATTACGATCAATCGCTTTTGTTCGTCCGGTTTACAAGCCATTGCTTTTGCGGCCGAAAAAATTATGGTTGGTCATGCGGATACGATCATCGCCGGAGGAACTGAATCGATGAGCATGGTGCCGATGATGGGGCATGTGGTCAGACCGAATGCAAAATTAGCCGAAACGGCGCCGGAATATTACATGAGCATGGGGCATACCGCTGAACAAGTAGCGAAAAAATTTGGCGTCACTCGCGAAGATCAGGATGCTTTTGCCGTTAGAAGCCATCAGCGTGCCGCCAAAGCGATTGCTTCAGGGAAATTTGATGATGAAATCGTGCCAGTTGAAGCGACAGTCCGTTCAGTCGGACCGGACCATCGGCTGGTGGAAAAAACAGTCACTTTAACGAAAGATGAAGGAGTTCGCCCGAATACCAACATGGAAGTACTCGCCCAATTGCGTCCTGCCTTTTCGGCCAATGGTACGGTAACGGCCGGAAATGCTTCGCAAACGAGCGACGGAGCAGCGGCGGTTATGGTGATGGATCGCGAAAAAGCGGAATCACTCGGTCTGAAACCGATGGCGAAGTTTCGTTCGTTCGCAGTAGGTGGTGTACCTCCGGAAATTATGGGGATCGGCCCTGTCGTTGCGGTTCCGAAAGCATTGAAATTGGCAGGACTGGAAGTGTCGGATATAGGGCTGTTTGAATTGAATGAAGCCTTTGCTTCCCAATCGATTCAAGTTATACGCGAACTGAACCTTGATGAAGAAAAAGTGAACGTCAATGGAGGTGCAATTGCTCTTGGCCACCCGCTCGGTTGTACAGGAGCTAAACTCACCCTTACTCTCCTGCACGAAATGAAGCGCCGGAACGTCCAATTTGGCGTCGTTACGATGTGCATCGGCGGGGGCATGGGTGCTGCCGGAGTTTTTGAATTGATAGATTGA
- a CDS encoding IS256 family transposase — translation MSNSILNSDFANQLENMIKDFVQEKLEFIMREEIKNFLQVEQEHVQNSRNGYYHRTLDTKYGKIEALTVPRDRNGDFQTQLFEPYQRQDGWLEQAIIKMYQSGMSTREIGKFIERILGSTYSPTTISHITDAALEDIQKWQQRPLNKRYSVLYLDGFYIKVRRDTYAKEVIYVVLGVNEEGYREILGFYVGGQESAHGWQEILQDLYTRGAHEVLLGVFDGLPGLEEAFKAVYPKADVQRCVVHKVRNTLNKVRKKDQFEVAEDLKLIYRSMTRDAAIQAFHEFKDKWSKKYPREVQSWEQDLDVLLTFMKYPTSIRSVIYTTNAIERTIKDIRKRLKTMNSLTSIEAAEKITFLTVQDLNEKWSTRKLKGFSTAYKALQDMFEERY, via the coding sequence ATGAGTAATAGTATACTCAACTCAGATTTCGCAAATCAACTGGAAAATATGATAAAAGATTTTGTTCAAGAAAAGCTTGAATTCATCATGAGAGAAGAAATCAAAAATTTCCTCCAAGTGGAACAGGAACACGTTCAAAACTCAAGAAATGGTTATTATCACCGTACTCTTGATACAAAGTACGGGAAAATAGAAGCTCTTACGGTTCCAAGAGATCGCAACGGGGATTTCCAGACTCAACTGTTTGAGCCTTATCAACGTCAAGACGGCTGGCTGGAACAGGCGATTATTAAAATGTATCAAAGTGGGATGAGCACTCGAGAAATTGGGAAGTTTATCGAAAGAATTCTTGGTTCAACCTACTCTCCTACCACGATTAGTCATATTACAGATGCCGCGTTGGAGGATATTCAAAAATGGCAACAACGTCCATTAAACAAACGGTATTCTGTGTTGTATCTTGATGGGTTTTATATAAAAGTTCGTCGTGATACGTATGCCAAAGAAGTCATTTACGTTGTTCTTGGTGTCAATGAAGAAGGTTATCGTGAAATTCTTGGCTTTTACGTTGGAGGTCAAGAAAGCGCGCATGGCTGGCAAGAGATTCTCCAAGACCTTTATACACGCGGTGCTCATGAAGTCTTACTTGGTGTTTTTGATGGACTCCCAGGTCTTGAAGAAGCCTTTAAAGCCGTCTATCCGAAAGCCGATGTTCAACGATGTGTGGTCCACAAAGTAAGAAATACGTTAAACAAGGTAAGGAAAAAAGACCAATTTGAAGTGGCTGAAGACCTAAAGCTGATCTATCGTTCGATGACAAGAGACGCAGCCATTCAAGCCTTTCATGAGTTTAAAGACAAGTGGTCTAAAAAGTATCCTAGAGAAGTCCAATCTTGGGAACAGGATTTAGATGTCCTCCTAACATTCATGAAATATCCGACCAGTATTCGTAGTGTCATCTACACGACCAATGCGATTGAACGAACGATTAAAGATATACGTAAACGACTCAAAACGATGAACAGCTTAACCAGTATTGAAGCAGCAGAAAAAATCACGTTCTTAACGGTACAGGACTTGAATGAAAAATGGTCCACTAGAAAACTTAAAGGGTTTTCTACGGCATACAAGGCACTTCAAGATATGTTTGAAGAAAGATACTGA
- a CDS encoding proline dehydrogenase family protein, with amino-acid sequence MEKMMRNFFLFLSRNRSFTKIAQKYGLKFGASRFVAGETLHQAVKVIQDLNQKGLSVTVDYLGEFVENEKEAAEMANQAIRTIEAIGKESLDAEISLKLTSLGSDISEQTVMSNMRRILEAAKERFVFVTIDMEDFSRCENTLSVYKQLKTEYPQLGTVIQAYLYRSEKDIDDLASFSPHLRLVKGAYKEPASVAFPKKTDVDENYKKLVKKLLLNGFYTAVATHDDAMIDYTKKLVKEYKISNEQFEFQMLYGIRPEKQLELVEEGYKMRVYVPYGSDWYGYFMRRLAERPANVGFVLKGMVKK; translated from the coding sequence ATGGAGAAAATGATGCGAAATTTCTTTTTATTTCTTTCAAGAAATCGCTCATTCACAAAGATTGCCCAAAAATATGGCTTGAAATTCGGTGCATCCCGATTTGTCGCCGGGGAAACACTCCATCAGGCAGTCAAAGTAATTCAAGATTTAAATCAAAAAGGTTTAAGCGTTACAGTCGATTATTTGGGTGAGTTTGTGGAAAATGAAAAAGAAGCAGCAGAAATGGCGAATCAAGCCATTCGTACGATTGAGGCCATAGGGAAAGAATCATTAGATGCCGAGATTTCATTAAAACTGACGTCGTTAGGAAGCGACATCTCTGAACAAACGGTAATGAGCAATATGCGCCGCATTTTGGAGGCGGCAAAAGAACGGTTTGTATTTGTGACCATTGATATGGAAGACTTTTCACGCTGTGAAAACACTCTTTCTGTCTATAAACAGTTAAAAACAGAGTATCCGCAATTGGGGACCGTCATCCAAGCGTATCTATATCGATCCGAAAAAGACATTGACGATCTTGCATCTTTCTCCCCTCATCTTCGACTGGTAAAAGGGGCATACAAAGAACCGGCTTCTGTAGCGTTTCCAAAGAAAACAGATGTGGATGAAAATTATAAAAAACTGGTGAAGAAGCTTTTGTTGAACGGATTTTATACAGCTGTTGCCACTCATGATGATGCTATGATTGACTACACGAAAAAGCTTGTAAAAGAGTACAAGATTTCAAATGAACAATTTGAATTTCAAATGTTGTACGGCATCAGACCGGAAAAGCAGCTTGAATTGGTTGAAGAGGGATATAAAATGCGTGTATATGTACCGTATGGATCGGATTGGTACGGATATTTCATGCGTCGACTGGCGGAACGTCCCGCCAATGTTGGTTTTGTTCTCAAAGGAATGGTCAAAAAATAA
- a CDS encoding 3-hydroxyacyl-CoA dehydrogenase/enoyl-CoA hydratase family protein, with translation MVLQIKKAAVLGSGVMGSGIAAHLANIGLPTLLLDIVPHELTEEEKAKGLTLADKKVRNRFASDALKKLLKQKPSPLTSKNSLNLIEAGNLEDDLERLSECDWIIEVVVERLDVKKQVLEKIDQYRKHGSIVSSNTSGISIEAMAEGRSADFKKHFLGTHFFNPPRYLKLLEVIPTKDTDPEIVQFIKQFGEETLGKGVVVAKDTPNFIANRIGTYGLLVAVHEMKKAGLSVGEVDSITGPLIGRPKSATFRTLDVVGLDTFVHVANNVYEKVEGKEKDAFEVPDFMNEMLKKGKLGAKTGQGFFVKKGKEILELNLETLEYEPRKSLKTPTVEKAKQLKGTAEKMKALIYADDQAGTFLWNVLASTLIYSAKLLGEIADTIVAIDNAMKWGFGWEYGPFETWDAIGTETSVQKMVSEGMDVPSWVKDMIASGNKTFYKEEQGERYFYHNGRYEKVSVHPKVIDLKSLKKQGKVIKSNNGASLIDLGDEVALLEFHSPNNAIGPDIVEMIYYSIDEVEKNYKGLVIGNQGKNFCVGANLAMMLMEAQDDNLFELDFIIRQFQQATLKIKYSSKPVVAAPFGMTLGGGAEVCLPAARIQAAAETYMGLVEVGVGLIPGGGGTKELYWKHLSNLPSGVDFDLQKIANKVFETIAMAKVSSSGEEARENNFLSNADGISVNRDHQLYDAKQVVLSLYEQGYRPPTRKKVPVVGETGYAMLLLAAQSMFESGYISQYDRHIAKKLAYVIAGGKLPYGTEVDEQYLLDLEREAFLSLIAEPKSQQRMQHMLVKGKPLRN, from the coding sequence TTGGTATTACAAATCAAAAAGGCGGCTGTACTAGGATCCGGAGTTATGGGATCAGGAATTGCTGCCCATTTAGCCAATATTGGGCTGCCTACATTATTATTAGATATTGTTCCTCACGAACTGACAGAAGAAGAAAAAGCAAAAGGATTGACCCTTGCAGATAAGAAAGTCCGCAACCGCTTTGCAAGCGACGCTTTAAAAAAGCTTTTAAAACAAAAGCCCTCCCCGCTTACTTCTAAGAACAGCTTAAATCTCATTGAAGCAGGAAATTTGGAGGATGATTTAGAAAGACTCTCTGAATGCGACTGGATTATCGAAGTTGTGGTGGAAAGACTGGACGTAAAAAAGCAAGTATTAGAAAAAATTGATCAATATCGTAAACATGGAAGCATTGTCAGTTCCAATACTTCCGGCATTTCTATCGAAGCTATGGCAGAAGGCCGTTCCGCCGATTTTAAAAAGCATTTTTTAGGAACTCATTTCTTTAACCCCCCTCGTTATTTGAAGCTGTTGGAAGTGATTCCGACAAAAGATACCGATCCTGAAATTGTGCAATTTATAAAGCAATTCGGAGAAGAAACATTAGGAAAAGGGGTGGTAGTAGCCAAAGACACGCCCAATTTTATTGCGAACCGCATTGGCACTTACGGACTGCTCGTAGCTGTTCATGAAATGAAAAAAGCAGGTTTATCGGTTGGAGAAGTCGACTCGATCACCGGACCGTTAATCGGCCGCCCCAAAAGTGCTACTTTCCGTACGCTCGATGTAGTGGGGCTCGATACATTTGTGCATGTGGCCAACAATGTGTATGAAAAAGTCGAAGGAAAAGAAAAAGACGCATTTGAAGTGCCTGATTTTATGAATGAAATGCTGAAAAAAGGAAAACTTGGCGCTAAAACCGGGCAAGGTTTTTTTGTTAAAAAAGGAAAAGAAATACTCGAACTCAATCTGGAAACGCTGGAATATGAACCGAGAAAGTCTTTAAAAACGCCTACGGTAGAAAAAGCGAAGCAATTAAAAGGAACGGCAGAAAAAATGAAAGCGCTTATTTATGCGGATGATCAGGCCGGAACTTTTCTATGGAACGTGCTTGCTTCTACGTTAATCTATTCTGCCAAACTGCTAGGCGAAATCGCTGATACGATCGTGGCGATCGACAATGCTATGAAATGGGGATTTGGCTGGGAATACGGGCCATTTGAAACGTGGGATGCGATCGGAACGGAAACGTCGGTTCAAAAAATGGTATCGGAAGGAATGGACGTTCCCTCATGGGTAAAAGACATGATCGCCTCAGGCAATAAAACTTTTTATAAAGAGGAACAAGGAGAACGATATTTCTATCATAACGGCCGCTACGAAAAGGTTTCAGTGCATCCGAAAGTGATCGATTTGAAAAGCTTGAAAAAACAAGGAAAAGTCATCAAATCCAACAACGGTGCAAGTCTGATTGATTTGGGCGACGAAGTGGCATTGCTTGAATTTCATTCGCCAAACAATGCGATTGGTCCGGACATTGTGGAAATGATCTATTATTCGATTGATGAAGTGGAAAAAAACTATAAAGGACTTGTGATCGGAAATCAAGGGAAAAACTTCTGCGTGGGAGCCAATCTTGCCATGATGCTGATGGAAGCACAAGACGACAATCTGTTTGAACTCGATTTTATCATTCGTCAATTCCAGCAAGCGACACTAAAAATTAAATACAGCAGCAAGCCGGTAGTAGCGGCTCCGTTTGGAATGACATTGGGCGGCGGCGCGGAAGTTTGTTTGCCGGCGGCGCGTATTCAAGCTGCCGCTGAAACGTATATGGGGCTTGTAGAAGTTGGGGTCGGCTTAATTCCGGGAGGTGGTGGAACAAAGGAATTATATTGGAAACATTTATCCAATTTGCCAAGCGGTGTCGATTTTGATTTGCAAAAAATCGCCAATAAAGTTTTTGAAACCATTGCGATGGCGAAAGTGTCTTCTTCCGGTGAAGAAGCCCGCGAAAACAACTTCTTATCGAATGCGGACGGGATCAGCGTCAATCGTGATCATCAATTGTACGATGCAAAACAAGTGGTGCTTTCCCTTTATGAACAAGGATATCGTCCGCCGACCAGGAAAAAAGTGCCCGTTGTAGGAGAAACCGGTTATGCGATGTTGCTCTTGGCGGCTCAATCGATGTTTGAATCAGGATATATTTCCCAATATGATCGCCACATTGCCAAAAAGCTGGCGTATGTCATTGCCGGTGGAAAACTGCCATATGGAACGGAAGTAGATGAACAGTATTTGCTTGATTTAGAAAGAGAGGCTTTCTTGAGCCTGATTGCTGAGCCGAAATCCCAGCAGCGCATGCAGCACATGCTTGTAAAAGGCAAACCGCTGCGCAACTGA
- a CDS encoding acyl-CoA dehydrogenase family protein — MSNQTDRAIIKGGSFLTDEIDASQVFTPEDFTEEQKMIAKTTEDYVTNEVLPQLDYLEKHEFDRSVQLMRKAGELGLLSADVPEEYGGLGLDKISSALITEKMASAGGFSITHGAHVGIGSLPIVLFGNEEQKQKYLPELATGEKIAAYALTEPSSGSDALGAKTTAKLNEAGTHYILNGEKQWITNSGFADVFVVYAKIDGEHFSAFIVERDFPGVSTGPEENKMGIKSSSTRTLILQDAEVPVENLLGEAGKGHKIAFNILNIGRYKLGVGTVGSSKRVLEITIPYVNQRRQFNTPISQFRLTQEKLATMASKIYANESSIYRTVGLFDKAMGELSEEEAKDGKAIAASISEYAIECSIGKFFGSEVLDYVVDEGLQLHGGYGFMEEYEISRAYRDSRINRIFEGTNEINRLLVPNTFLRKALKGELPLLQKAQDLQKELIVLAPEDPGSEPLARERYLLRNARKAALLVSGLAVQTFGKELANEQEILANIADIAANIYVMESSILRTQKALDRTGLEKNKQKLLYTEIFCQEAFAQIEQDAKETVAAVQEGDALRVTLSALRKLTRHTPVNIIAKKREAAAKLIESERYIV, encoded by the coding sequence ATGTCAAACCAAACAGATCGTGCCATTATAAAAGGCGGAAGCTTTTTAACGGATGAAATAGATGCAAGTCAAGTATTTACACCGGAAGATTTCACGGAAGAACAAAAAATGATTGCCAAAACAACGGAAGACTATGTAACTAATGAAGTGCTGCCTCAACTGGACTACTTGGAAAAGCATGAATTTGACCGTTCCGTCCAATTAATGAGAAAAGCGGGCGAGTTAGGCTTATTAAGTGCCGATGTTCCGGAAGAATATGGCGGTTTAGGGCTGGACAAAATCAGCTCTGCTTTGATCACGGAAAAAATGGCAAGTGCCGGCGGATTTTCCATTACTCACGGAGCCCATGTCGGCATTGGATCTTTGCCCATCGTATTATTCGGAAATGAAGAACAAAAACAAAAGTACTTGCCGGAATTGGCAACCGGTGAGAAAATCGCTGCTTATGCGTTAACAGAGCCTTCCTCCGGTTCGGATGCATTAGGTGCGAAAACGACTGCCAAGTTAAACGAAGCGGGTACGCACTATATTTTAAACGGGGAGAAACAATGGATTACCAACTCCGGATTTGCCGATGTCTTTGTCGTTTATGCCAAAATTGACGGAGAACATTTCTCGGCTTTTATCGTGGAGCGTGATTTTCCGGGCGTTTCGACAGGACCGGAAGAAAACAAGATGGGGATTAAAAGTTCATCCACCAGGACGTTGATCCTTCAAGATGCGGAAGTTCCGGTGGAAAATTTGCTTGGGGAAGCGGGCAAAGGCCACAAAATTGCCTTTAATATATTGAATATCGGCCGGTACAAATTGGGCGTCGGCACTGTCGGTTCTTCCAAGCGTGTACTGGAAATCACCATTCCGTACGTGAACCAACGTCGGCAATTCAATACACCGATCTCACAATTTCGTTTAACACAAGAAAAGCTTGCTACCATGGCTTCCAAAATTTATGCGAATGAAAGTTCCATTTACCGCACTGTCGGGTTATTTGACAAAGCGATGGGCGAGCTGTCGGAAGAAGAAGCAAAAGACGGAAAAGCGATTGCTGCTTCGATTTCGGAATATGCCATCGAGTGCTCGATTGGAAAATTTTTTGGTTCGGAAGTGCTCGATTACGTGGTAGATGAAGGATTGCAGCTGCACGGCGGCTACGGTTTTATGGAAGAATACGAAATTTCTAGAGCTTACCGTGATTCCCGCATTAACCGTATTTTTGAAGGGACAAACGAAATCAATCGTTTACTAGTGCCGAATACGTTTTTAAGAAAAGCGCTGAAAGGCGAATTGCCTTTGCTTCAAAAAGCGCAAGACCTGCAAAAAGAGCTGATCGTGCTGGCGCCGGAAGATCCGGGATCAGAACCGCTCGCGCGTGAACGATATTTATTAAGAAATGCGAGAAAAGCTGCGTTGCTTGTGTCCGGGCTTGCTGTGCAAACATTTGGCAAAGAGCTTGCGAACGAACAAGAAATCTTGGCGAATATTGCGGACATAGCCGCCAATATTTATGTAATGGAATCATCGATTTTGAGAACTCAAAAGGCATTGGACAGAACCGGCCTTGAAAAGAACAAGCAAAAGCTGCTTTACACAGAAATTTTTTGCCAAGAAGCGTTTGCTCAAATCGAACAAGATGCGAAGGAAACTGTTGCGGCAGTACAAGAAGGCGATGCGCTGCGCGTGACGCTTTCGGCCCTCCGAAAACTTACGCGTCATACGCCTGTCAACATCATTGCGAAAAAACGTGAAGCAGCGGCCAAGCTGATCGAGTCAGAACGATATATTGTGTAA
- a CDS encoding spore coat protein codes for MEMQNQQQKIQNPKIQVPETPQMNDRDFIQDMLATEKYMTTSYAVALNEISIDPLRRDLQNILTETQNAQRDIFLKMFQKGWYSLEAADQQKIQQSYQQHQSYSSQFPYNNPSQ; via the coding sequence ATGGAAATGCAAAATCAACAGCAAAAAATCCAAAATCCAAAAATACAGGTGCCGGAAACCCCGCAAATGAACGATCGCGATTTTATTCAAGATATGCTGGCAACCGAAAAGTACATGACTACTTCGTATGCTGTTGCATTGAACGAAATTTCGATTGATCCGCTCCGTCGGGATTTGCAAAACATTCTTACAGAAACACAAAATGCTCAAAGAGATATATTTTTAAAAATGTTTCAAAAAGGCTGGTATTCATTAGAGGCCGCCGACCAACAAAAAATCCAGCAATCTTATCAGCAGCATCAAAGCTACTCCAGCCAATTTCCGTACAACAATCCATCTCAATAA